DNA from Ignavibacteria bacterium:
GCCACCCCTCTCGAGAGGGGAATTTATTTGTTTAGAAGGGGTAAATTATTAAACAACCCCCTGACCCCCTTTATTAAGGGGGAATTATAAATGAGATTATGCCAAGAATAGATCAAAATCGTTTTAATAAAACAGTTTGTCTGAAAGACGAACTGAATGATTTTATGAAACACATTGGTCTTGATGACAGGATGCAGGATTTGAAAATCTTGAACGTGTGGGAAGAATGCGTAGGAAGCTCGATTGCAAAATTTTCCGAGCCGATAAGGATTGTTAAACATAAATTATACGTGAAAGTTGAAAACTCGGTTTGGCGTTATGAATTATCGGTGAGAAAAGATGAAATCATTCCGCGTTTAAACCAAAGCTTAAATAAAAAATTAATAAGAGAAATAGTATTTATATAAAAATATATGGCAAGTAACAGTAATACATACAAAGAGAGTGACATTAAGGTTCTTAAGGGACTTGAACACGTCCGCAAAAGACCTGCGATGTATATCGGCGACGTTTCGGCGAGAGGATTGCACCATCTTGTTTATGAGGTAGTTGATAATGCAATCGATGAAGCGCTTGCGGGATATTGCACGAAGATTACGCTGACGATAAACAAGAATGGTTCTGTGAGCGTTGAAGATAACGGAAGAGGTATTCCGACAGGAAAGCACCCGACTGAAAAAATTTCTACGCTTGAAGTTGTAATGACACAGCTTAATGCAGGCGGTAAGTTTGACAGAAACACTTATAAGGTTTCAGGGGGTCTGCATGGTGTTGGTGTTTCGGTAGTGAATGCGCTCAGTGAATGGCTTGAAGTTGAAGTATATCGAGACGGAAAGATATATTATCAAAAATATAAAAGAGGCGTGCCTGTTGCTCCTGTTAAAGAAACAGGAAAAGTTAAGGAAAAAACAGGAACCCGCGTAACGTTTTACCCGGATAATGAAATTTTCAAGGATGTTAATTTCAAATATAATACACTTGAAGACAGGCTGCGTGAGCTTGCGTATCTTAATAAAGACCTTACAATCAGAGTAAAAGATGAACGTGTTGCCAACAAAGATGTGACGTTTCATTACAAAGGCGGTATTATTGATTTTGTAAAATATCTTGATGAAGGTGAGAAATCTTTAACAGGCAAGCCGGTTTTTGTCGAGGGCAATAAAGAAAACATTCAGTGTGAAGTTGCATTTCAGTATAATGAATCTTACAACGATAACATTTATACGTTTGTGAATAACATTAATACGCACGAAGGCGGAACACACCTGGAAGGATTTAAGGCAGCGCTTACGAGAACACTGAATTATTTTGCACAGAAAAATAATCTAATCAAAAACGATAAGATTAACTTAACGGGTGATGATTATCGTGAGGGATTGACGTGCGTTATCAGCATAAAAGTTCCCGAGCCGCAGTTTGAAGGACAGACAAAAACAAAACTGGGCAACAGTGAAGTGAAAGGTATCGTTCAGACAATTGTGAATGAACAGCTTGGTGAGTTTTTGGAAACAAACCCGTCCGTTGCAAGAAGAATAATCGATAAAGCAGTTCGTGCTGCGGAGGCAAGAAGAGCGGCACAGCTTGCAAGAGAAACCGTGAGAAAGAAAAATGCTATCGACAGTTTCGGACTTCCTGGCAAGCTTGCTGATTGCTCGATTTCAGACCCATTGCAATGTGAGTTGTATCTCGTCGAGGGTGATTCTGCGGGAGGTTCTGCAAAGCAGGGGCGCGACAGAAGATTCCAGGCGATACTTCCGCTTAAAGGAAAAATTTTGAACGTAGAGAAAGCAAGAATTAATAAAATTCTTGAGAACGATGAGATTAAAAATATTGTAACCGCCATAGGTGCAGGGATTGGTAACTCGGATGACTTCGATGTGATGAAAGTCCGTTACGGAAAAATAATTATAATGTGCGACGCCGACGTTGACGGTTCGCATATCAGAACTTTGCTGCTGACATTCTTCTATCGTCACATGAAAGAAGTGATTGATGCGGAAAGATTATACATTGCACAGCCGCCTCTTTATAAAGTGAAGAAAGGCAAGCAGGAGTTTTATGCATATGATGATGCGGAAAGAGATTCGATTTTAAAGTCATTAAAGATTGATAAAAAGAGTCTGAAGCCAAAAGCAACCGTAAACGGCGAGGGAGCAACGGAAGAGATTGTCGAGGATGAAACGGGGGCAGTGCCTGAGGGCAGAGTTGCGATTTCGAGATTCAAAGGTCTGGGTGAAATGAACCCCGAGCAATTGTGGTCAACTACAATGAATCCCGAGACAAGAACGATTTTGCTTGTAACTAATGAAAATGCATCTGCGGCGGATAAGATGTTCAGAGTGCTTATGGGTGAGGAAGTCGAACCGAGAAGAAAGTTCATCGAGGACAATGCGAAGTATGCAAACATCGATGCTTAATAATAATGCATAGTTCAAAAATTTAATTTAAACTTATGAACCCGTTTGCTTTTTATCGCGAACGGGTTTCTTTTATACTGTAACATTTATAACATTTGGAAGAAATAATTAAAGCTATTGTGTTCGGGATCGTACAGGGAGCGACGGAATTTATTCCAATCAGCAGCACCGCGCATTTGAGAATTGTGCCGGCATTGCTCGGTTGGAAAGATGAAGGAGCGGCTTTCACTGCTGTGATACAGCTGGGGACGTTGCTTGCGACGTTCATTTATTTCAGAACCGACATAAAAAATTTATGGAAAGGTTTTTTGCAAGCGTTCAAGAATAAAGATTTTTTTTCAAATCCAGAATCGAGAATTTTTCTTTTAATCATAATCGGCACGATACCGATTTGTATTTTCGGTTTGCTGTTAAAAGACTTTATCGAAGGCGATGCGAGAGGATTGTATGTAATAAGCGCTTCGTTGATTATACTTGCTATAATCTTATATATAGCGGAAAAAGTCGGAACGCGAACTAAGGACATGAAAGATATTACAATTAAAGACGGTATTGTCATCGGGCTCGCGCAGGCATTGGCGTTGATACCGGGAAGCTCGCGAAGCGGTGTTACGATTACTGCAGGATTATTCAGAGGGTTAAGGCGTGATGTATGCGCGAGATATTCGTTTTTGCTCAGCATCCCCGCAATTACACTGAGCGGGTTATATGAACTATATTCCGAGCGGGCAACATTATTGGATTCAAATTTGACATCGCTGATTATAGCAACTATTGTATCCGGAATTGTTGGCTATGCATCGATTAAGTTTCTTTTGCATTATCTCCGCACACACAGCAACATGGTTTTTATTATCTATAGAATTGTACTTGGAATAATAATTATTCTTTTGGTTTCAAATGGCGTTTTAAGTAATTTGGATTAAGAGTCGTTTTAGTACGACAGGCAGGAATGCCTGTCGGGACAGACAAGAATGTCTGTTCTACCTAGTATAAAATATAAAAATGAAATTATATCTTCATAACACATTAACTCGCTCGACTGATGAGTTTATTCCGATTGAGCCGGGAAAAGCAAAAATGTATTGCTGCGGACCGACTGTGTATAATTATCAGCATATCGGGAACCTGCGCACGTATTTGTTCGAAGATATTTTAAAGAGAGTTTTGGTTTATAACGGTTATGAAGTTACTCACGTGATGAACATTACCGACGTCGGGCATCTTGTTTCTGATGAAGATGAGGGTGAAGATAAAATGGAGCTTGGCGCAGCGCGTGAAGGGAAAACTGTCTGGCAGATTGCGGAGTATTATACCGATATTTTTAAAAAAGATTTAGAACGGATGAACATTCTTGCTCCGGATATTTACAGCAAGGCGACCGATTACATAAAAGAGCAGATCGAGATGATTCAATGTCTCGAGAAAAAAGGTTTTACATATATAACGAGCGATGGAGTTTATTATGATACGGCAAAGTTTCCTGATTACGGCGCAATGGCGCGTCTCGACATAAAAAATCTCCGCGCAGGCGAGCGTGTAGAGTTTTCTGCCGAGAAAAGAAACCCAACCGATTTTTCTTTGTGGAAGTTTTCACCGAAAGACCAGCAAAGAGCAATGGAGTGGGAATCCCCATGGGGAAAGGGTTTCCCGGGATGGCATATCGAGTGTTCGGCTATGAGTGTGAAATTTTTAGGAAATCATTTTGATATTCATTGCGGAGGAATTGACCATATTCCCGTTCACCATACGAATGAAATTGCGCAGGCGGAAGCATGCACAGGCGAAAAGTTTGTGAACTACTGGCTGCATGGTGAATTTTTGAATATGGGTGATGAGAAAATGTCGAAGTCGAAAGGAGAATTTTTGACCATAGATGTTTTGAATCAAAAAGGATACACGGCGATTCATTACAGATACTTTTTGTTAAATGCACATTATAGAACGAAGCTAAAATTTTCTTTTGAAGGGCTTGACTCTGCAAAAAGTGGGTATGAAAATCTGAAAGGAAAAATTTTAAGATTAAAACAGGCAGCATCGGATAAAACTGAAAGCTCCGAAAAGACTTCTGAAGTTGTTAGGTTGTTTAATGAAAAGATTAATGACGACATGAATATTCCCGAAGCGCTTGCATTGCTCTGGATGACATTAAAAAATGAAAAGCTTTCAGATAATGAAAAACTTTTTCTTGTTTATGAATTTGATAAAGTTCTTGGGTTAGGATTTAAAGATTTGAAGGAAGAAAAGGAGGAACTTGATGTCCCTCCCGGAATTATTGAGCTTGCTGAAAAAAGAATCGAAGCAAAAAAATCAAAAGATTTCAAGCTTGCCGATGATTTGCGTGAGCAAATCAAACAGGCAGGTTACGAAATCATCGACAAAAAGAACGAATACGAATTTAAAAAATTATAACCCGCCCGAGATTTTTTATCTTAGTCTTTTAGAAACCGGACACTCCATTGCTTTATAAACATTATTCATTTTGGAAGACCATGCTTCATTCTGTTGCGATGGGAACGTTTTTATTTGCGGCGGCTGGTCATAATTTGGATTTGTATTCATTATCGTAATCTTAAGCGTATAAGACGGACCTCCGATTTTTTGCGATGTTGTTTCCATATCGCTTGGGTTTACAGTTATTAAGTCATAATTTTTAATGTAATTATTTAGTTTATTGAAACATTTAGGACCGAGTGTGAAAGAAAATGAAGTGTCTTTTCCCGCGCCTGTTCTTGTGAACATTGCGCTCCTGTCATTGTTTATTGTAACTGTCCACCTGTACTGATACTCAGGCGAAACAGGTCCGGAGTAATAACTCAACTCGGCAACTGTCCATACCCATTTATCCTGGGCAAAGCCCGGCACTGTAAAAGCAAACACAAAAAATAATAAGAATAGTTTTTTCATATTTTTCTATTTTTTCTATTGAGGTTGTTTTTGAGATTAATTGCACTAAATTCAATTAATTAATTTAATAATTCAATGTATTTTTCATTTAATTAAATTCGAAAATAGGGTATTTTGTTTCAAAAGCAGCAGGATGAAAATCACGTATCACGGTCATTCATGTATTCAGATAAATTCAGGCAAAGATTCCATAATAATTGATCCGTTTATTACAGGAAACCCTGCAGCAAAG
Protein-coding regions in this window:
- a CDS encoding DUF721 domain-containing protein translates to MPRIDQNRFNKTVCLKDELNDFMKHIGLDDRMQDLKILNVWEECVGSSIAKFSEPIRIVKHKLYVKVENSVWRYELSVRKDEIIPRLNQSLNKKLIREIVFI
- the gyrB gene encoding DNA topoisomerase (ATP-hydrolyzing) subunit B gives rise to the protein MASNSNTYKESDIKVLKGLEHVRKRPAMYIGDVSARGLHHLVYEVVDNAIDEALAGYCTKITLTINKNGSVSVEDNGRGIPTGKHPTEKISTLEVVMTQLNAGGKFDRNTYKVSGGLHGVGVSVVNALSEWLEVEVYRDGKIYYQKYKRGVPVAPVKETGKVKEKTGTRVTFYPDNEIFKDVNFKYNTLEDRLRELAYLNKDLTIRVKDERVANKDVTFHYKGGIIDFVKYLDEGEKSLTGKPVFVEGNKENIQCEVAFQYNESYNDNIYTFVNNINTHEGGTHLEGFKAALTRTLNYFAQKNNLIKNDKINLTGDDYREGLTCVISIKVPEPQFEGQTKTKLGNSEVKGIVQTIVNEQLGEFLETNPSVARRIIDKAVRAAEARRAAQLARETVRKKNAIDSFGLPGKLADCSISDPLQCELYLVEGDSAGGSAKQGRDRRFQAILPLKGKILNVEKARINKILENDEIKNIVTAIGAGIGNSDDFDVMKVRYGKIIIMCDADVDGSHIRTLLLTFFYRHMKEVIDAERLYIAQPPLYKVKKGKQEFYAYDDAERDSILKSLKIDKKSLKPKATVNGEGATEEIVEDETGAVPEGRVAISRFKGLGEMNPEQLWSTTMNPETRTILLVTNENASAADKMFRVLMGEEVEPRRKFIEDNAKYANIDA
- a CDS encoding undecaprenyl-diphosphate phosphatase, giving the protein MEEIIKAIVFGIVQGATEFIPISSTAHLRIVPALLGWKDEGAAFTAVIQLGTLLATFIYFRTDIKNLWKGFLQAFKNKDFFSNPESRIFLLIIIGTIPICIFGLLLKDFIEGDARGLYVISASLIILAIILYIAEKVGTRTKDMKDITIKDGIVIGLAQALALIPGSSRSGVTITAGLFRGLRRDVCARYSFLLSIPAITLSGLYELYSERATLLDSNLTSLIIATIVSGIVGYASIKFLLHYLRTHSNMVFIIYRIVLGIIIILLVSNGVLSNLD
- the cysS gene encoding cysteine--tRNA ligase gives rise to the protein MKLYLHNTLTRSTDEFIPIEPGKAKMYCCGPTVYNYQHIGNLRTYLFEDILKRVLVYNGYEVTHVMNITDVGHLVSDEDEGEDKMELGAAREGKTVWQIAEYYTDIFKKDLERMNILAPDIYSKATDYIKEQIEMIQCLEKKGFTYITSDGVYYDTAKFPDYGAMARLDIKNLRAGERVEFSAEKRNPTDFSLWKFSPKDQQRAMEWESPWGKGFPGWHIECSAMSVKFLGNHFDIHCGGIDHIPVHHTNEIAQAEACTGEKFVNYWLHGEFLNMGDEKMSKSKGEFLTIDVLNQKGYTAIHYRYFLLNAHYRTKLKFSFEGLDSAKSGYENLKGKILRLKQAASDKTESSEKTSEVVRLFNEKINDDMNIPEALALLWMTLKNEKLSDNEKLFLVYEFDKVLGLGFKDLKEEKEELDVPPGIIELAEKRIEAKKSKDFKLADDLREQIKQAGYEIIDKKNEYEFKKL